The Streptomyces sp. NBC_00286 nucleotide sequence CCTCCGGCGGGCGGATCAAGCTGGTGCAGCCTCGGGTGAGTGCCGCACCCGTCCCCGCCCCGCCGGCCGTGCCGCTGACCGCACGCCGCGGCTTGTCCTATCTCACGTTCCACCTGGAGGACATCGCGCCGGTCGTCGCCGCACTGCCGGCTGCCGGTGCCCGCCCGCTGTCGTCCCCGGTCGTCGTCCGGGCACGGGGGCGGCGGATCAGCTTCTGGGCGGACCCGGAAGGCAACACGGTGGAGTTGGTCGACGGCCGGGGCGACGATCCGGGGCCGGATCGGACAGAGGCGTAGTAATTAGAGAGCCTGTTCAGTAAGGTGCCCACTGCTACTTACTGTAGACCGGCACAACAAAGTCCGAATGCGTGGCACACCGGCACACCTCCCTCGGGCGAAGGGGCGGACGATGGCTCAACGGGCCTCAAGCACATCAAGCGCATCAAGCACAGCCAGGCCATCAAGGGCCCGGAAGAAGTCGGCCGATCCGGCCGCGAACCAGGCATCCGCGCAGGTCGTCAGGGACCTGCACGAGCGCATGGTGCGCATCCGGCTGTTCGAGACCGAGGCGGGCAAGCTCATGGAAGCCGGCAAGCTGCCGGGCTTCCTCCACCTGTACGTCGGCCAGGAAGCCGTGGCCGCGGGCGTGATGGCGGCACTGCGCGACGACGACCAGATCACCTCCACCCACCGCGGACACGGGCACGCCGTGGCCAAGGGCGTCAGCTTCCGGCACATGTACGCCGAGCTGTACGGCCGGGTCACCGGAGCCTGCCTCGGACGCGGCGGCAGCATGCACATCAACGACCTCACCCTCGGCATGCTCGGCGCCAACGGCATCGTCGGCGCGGGCATCCCGATCGCCGTCGGCGCCGCCTTCGCCGCCCACTACAAGGGCGAGGACAGCATCGCCGTCTCCTTCTTCGGCGACGGCGCGACCAACATCGGCACCTTCCACGAGGCCGCCAACATGGCCGCCGTACTGCGCCTGCCGGTGCTGTTCATCTGCGAGAACAACGGCTACGCCGAGTTCACCCCCCAGTCGAAGCACATGCTGATCACAGACGTCGCCGACCGGGCGGCGGCTTACGGCATGCCCAGCGTGATCGTCGACGGCATGGACGCGGCCGCCGTCCACCAGGCCGCCGCCGAGGCCGTCGCACGCGCCCGGGCAGGCGAGGGTCCGATGATGATCGAGGCCAAGACCTACCGCTTCTACGACCATCAGGGCGTCAAGGGACTGCGCCACCCCTACCGCTCGGACGAGGAGGTCGCCGAGTGGAAGGCCCGCGACCCGATCGACCTGCTGGAAGCCCGCGCCCTCGCCGACGGCACCGCCACCCGCGCGGAGCTGGACGACACCTGGCAGCGCACCCGGGACGACATCGCCGACGCCATCGCGTACGCCGAGGCCAGC carries:
- a CDS encoding VOC family protein — its product is MTHDAPDPARAALRAAMTQPFEAGVVVRDLELMERFYREALGCVPVHRSHIPQSIGGPAGLGGPLLVVWLQVPVGAAPGTSSGGRIKLVQPRVSAAPVPAPPAVPLTARRGLSYLTFHLEDIAPVVAALPAAGARPLSSPVVVRARGRRISFWADPEGNTVELVDGRGDDPGPDRTEA
- a CDS encoding thiamine pyrophosphate-dependent dehydrogenase E1 component subunit alpha; translation: MAQRASSTSSASSTARPSRARKKSADPAANQASAQVVRDLHERMVRIRLFETEAGKLMEAGKLPGFLHLYVGQEAVAAGVMAALRDDDQITSTHRGHGHAVAKGVSFRHMYAELYGRVTGACLGRGGSMHINDLTLGMLGANGIVGAGIPIAVGAAFAAHYKGEDSIAVSFFGDGATNIGTFHEAANMAAVLRLPVLFICENNGYAEFTPQSKHMLITDVADRAAAYGMPSVIVDGMDAAAVHQAAAEAVARARAGEGPMMIEAKTYRFYDHQGVKGLRHPYRSDEEVAEWKARDPIDLLEARALADGTATRAELDDTWQRTRDDIADAIAYAEASPLPDTADLLLNVYSG